One window from the genome of Pandoraea fibrosis encodes:
- a CDS encoding aspartate aminotransferase family protein encodes MSQASSSRVFHRHLRNQPPIAVGGQGVYLRDAEGREYIDASGGAAVSCLGHGHPDVIAAMHAQIDKLAYAHTGFFSSEVAEALAEQLIRTTPAESGLSHVYYVSGGSEAIEAALKMARQYFVEIGQPQRRRFIARRQSYHGNTLGALAIGGNQWRRAQFEPLLIDVTHVSPCYAYRDQQPQESEQAYGQRLAQELEATILEHGADSIIAFVAETIGGATAGVITPVAGYFKAIREVCDRYGILLILDEVMCGMGRTGTLHAWEQEGVAPDIQTIAKGLGGGYQPIGAVLAGKHIVDAMNAGSGFFHHGHTYLAHPTACAAALAVQQVIERDDLLAQVRDRGRYLMQQLNERFANHPFVGDVRGRGLFVGIELVADKATKAPFDPRFAVHAGVKREAMARGLACYPAMGTIDGKHGDHIMLAPPFVINEAEIDQVVDRLEGAILAAVRPAIG; translated from the coding sequence ATGAGTCAAGCATCTTCCAGCCGAGTCTTCCATCGTCACCTGCGCAATCAGCCGCCCATCGCCGTTGGCGGCCAGGGCGTCTACCTCCGCGACGCCGAGGGCCGTGAGTACATCGACGCCTCGGGCGGCGCCGCCGTCTCGTGTCTCGGTCACGGCCATCCCGATGTGATCGCCGCCATGCACGCGCAGATCGACAAGCTCGCCTACGCGCACACCGGATTCTTCAGCTCCGAAGTGGCCGAAGCCCTCGCCGAGCAACTGATTCGCACCACGCCTGCCGAGTCGGGTCTGAGCCACGTGTATTACGTCAGCGGTGGCTCCGAAGCCATCGAAGCGGCACTCAAGATGGCGCGTCAGTACTTCGTCGAGATCGGCCAGCCGCAACGCCGCCGTTTCATCGCGCGCCGTCAGAGCTATCACGGCAACACGCTCGGCGCGCTGGCCATCGGCGGCAACCAGTGGCGCCGCGCGCAGTTCGAACCGCTGCTGATCGATGTCACGCACGTCTCGCCCTGCTACGCCTATCGCGATCAGCAGCCGCAGGAGAGCGAGCAGGCATACGGCCAGCGTCTGGCGCAGGAACTCGAAGCCACGATCCTCGAACACGGTGCCGACTCGATCATCGCTTTCGTGGCCGAGACGATTGGCGGCGCGACGGCGGGCGTCATTACGCCTGTTGCCGGCTACTTCAAGGCCATTCGCGAAGTGTGCGATCGTTACGGCATCCTGCTGATTCTGGATGAAGTGATGTGCGGCATGGGCCGTACCGGCACGCTCCACGCCTGGGAACAGGAGGGAGTTGCGCCGGATATCCAAACCATTGCGAAGGGTCTGGGCGGCGGCTATCAGCCCATCGGCGCGGTGCTCGCGGGCAAGCACATTGTCGACGCGATGAACGCCGGCAGCGGCTTTTTCCACCACGGCCACACCTATCTCGCGCACCCGACGGCGTGCGCCGCAGCACTGGCCGTGCAGCAAGTCATCGAGCGCGACGATCTGCTCGCCCAAGTCCGCGATCGCGGTCGGTACCTGATGCAGCAACTCAACGAACGTTTCGCCAACCACCCGTTTGTCGGCGACGTGCGCGGCCGGGGTCTGTTCGTCGGTATCGAACTGGTCGCCGACAAGGCCACGAAGGCGCCGTTCGATCCGCGCTTCGCCGTCCATGCAGGCGTCAAGCGCGAAGCGATGGCACGTGGTCTCGCCTGCTATCCGGCCATGGGCACCATCGACGGCAAGCATGGCGATCACATCATGCTCGCCCCGCCGTTCGTCATCAACGAAGCCGAGATCGATCAGGTCGTCGACCGGCTCGAAGGCGCCATTCTGGCGGCAGTGCGCCCCGCAATCGGCTGA
- a CDS encoding dicarboxylate/amino acid:cation symporter: MSSRTASKKRLIPLPVQMLIGLALGIGCGMVAPALATKLMPVGTAFVQAVKMIVVPLVFTAITLGIYQMGHNARALGRVSAISLIYFFIATLVSIVIGLGLNAIFHPGLGANLAAAHASAKPIAASVDWTKFFLEMIPSNIFAAMSGSNLLPVLVFAVLLGLALSSIGERAKPLVGVLDALMGAVFKLTDWIISLSPLAIFAIISWLFATQGVGTILALVKLVGTMYLGLGVLLVLFWILLKAIGEKPLETTRAIGEPVILAFATRSSEATLPLHMEKLIAMGVPKAIVSVVLPLGYAFNRDGSIMYFALAVGFLADAYHVPLDMPTLLSIVLVTTLASKGSANVPSGGLVAIAMVLTTIGVPIEALAIIAGVDAFLDMGRTAINVFSNTVAIKLVMKLAGIPYESPEAVQAALAAESAGGTPVSTGSHAHGQEFA, translated from the coding sequence ATGTCGTCACGTACTGCCAGTAAGAAGCGCCTCATTCCGTTGCCCGTCCAGATGCTGATCGGTCTGGCACTCGGCATTGGCTGTGGCATGGTCGCCCCGGCGCTCGCCACGAAGCTCATGCCCGTGGGCACCGCCTTTGTGCAGGCGGTGAAGATGATCGTCGTGCCGCTCGTTTTCACCGCAATTACGCTGGGCATTTATCAGATGGGACACAATGCCCGAGCGCTCGGACGTGTCTCGGCCATCAGCCTCATCTACTTCTTCATCGCCACGCTGGTCTCGATCGTGATCGGGCTCGGTCTTAACGCGATCTTCCATCCGGGACTCGGCGCGAATCTGGCGGCGGCACATGCGTCGGCCAAGCCGATTGCCGCCTCGGTCGACTGGACCAAGTTCTTTCTGGAGATGATTCCGTCGAACATCTTTGCGGCGATGAGTGGCAGCAACCTGTTGCCGGTGCTCGTCTTCGCGGTGTTGCTCGGGCTGGCGCTTTCCTCCATCGGTGAGCGCGCCAAGCCACTGGTTGGTGTGCTCGACGCGCTGATGGGCGCCGTGTTCAAGCTGACGGACTGGATCATCTCGCTCTCGCCGCTCGCGATCTTCGCGATCATTTCGTGGCTGTTCGCCACGCAGGGCGTGGGCACGATTCTCGCGCTCGTCAAACTCGTGGGCACGATGTATCTCGGCCTCGGCGTGCTGCTGGTCCTGTTCTGGATACTGCTCAAGGCCATCGGTGAAAAGCCGCTCGAGACGACACGCGCCATCGGTGAGCCGGTGATTCTCGCGTTCGCGACGCGTTCGTCGGAAGCCACGCTGCCGCTGCACATGGAGAAGCTCATCGCGATGGGCGTGCCCAAGGCCATCGTATCGGTCGTGTTGCCGCTCGGCTACGCGTTCAACCGCGACGGCTCGATCATGTACTTCGCGCTGGCCGTCGGTTTTCTGGCCGACGCCTATCACGTGCCGCTGGATATGCCGACGCTGCTCTCCATCGTGCTCGTCACCACACTCGCGAGTAAAGGCAGCGCGAACGTGCCGTCAGGCGGGCTGGTGGCGATTGCCATGGTGCTCACGACCATTGGCGTGCCCATCGAAGCGCTCGCGATCATCGCCGGTGTCGACGCCTTCCTCGACATGGGCCGCACCGCCATCAACGTTTTCAGCAACACCGTGGCCATCAAGCTCGTAATGAAGCTCGCCGGCATTCCTTACGAATCGCCCGAGGCCGTGCAAGCCGCGCTCGCTGCCGAGTCGGCGGGAGGCACACCGGTAAGCACCGGCAGCCATGCCCACGGTCAGGAGTTCGCATGA
- a CDS encoding site-2 protease family protein, with translation MTKLLLLVFGGLKLGKVLTTGGTMLLSIVVYAFVYGWKFALGFVILLFAHEAGHYVAARQRGLDVGLPTFIPFVGAWIELKEMPLNAETEAYVGLGGPFVGTLASMACYFAAREQDSNLLLALAYAGCFLNLFNLIPLSPFDGGRITAVLSPRIWFAGVPVLVALFLWHPSPILILVALLALPQLAKAWRYDPQAPENVRYYGVTTETKVTYGAYYLGLLGFLALMTYNLHDMLAAVRHAAH, from the coding sequence ATGACCAAACTCTTGCTGCTGGTATTCGGCGGGCTCAAGCTTGGCAAGGTGTTGACGACGGGCGGCACGATGCTGCTGTCCATCGTCGTCTATGCATTCGTGTACGGATGGAAGTTCGCGCTCGGCTTCGTGATCCTGCTGTTTGCGCATGAAGCCGGGCACTACGTCGCGGCACGCCAGCGCGGACTGGACGTCGGCCTGCCCACGTTCATCCCCTTCGTCGGTGCGTGGATCGAGCTAAAGGAAATGCCGCTCAACGCCGAGACGGAGGCCTATGTCGGGTTGGGCGGGCCGTTCGTCGGCACGCTCGCGTCGATGGCCTGCTATTTCGCTGCGCGCGAGCAAGACAGCAATCTGCTGCTCGCCCTCGCCTATGCGGGATGCTTCCTAAACCTGTTCAATCTGATTCCGCTCTCGCCGTTCGATGGCGGGCGCATCACTGCCGTGCTGTCTCCGCGCATCTGGTTCGCGGGCGTGCCGGTGCTCGTCGCATTGTTCCTCTGGCATCCCAGCCCGATCCTGATTCTGGTCGCCCTGCTCGCACTCCCGCAGTTGGCCAAGGCCTGGCGCTACGACCCGCAAGCGCCCGAGAACGTGCGCTACTATGGCGTGACGACGGAAACCAAGGTGACATACGGGGCCTATTACCTCGGCCTGCTCGGATTCCTCGCGCTCATGACCTACAACCTGCACGACATGCTCGCGGCAGTGCGTCACGCGGCACACTGA
- a CDS encoding LysE family translocator, protein MIIDLSLLPFFLAAVAVLVAIPGPTTIYISTTSASQGFRFGLASCFGVMLATLVHVSFAAAGLTALLLASPLMFTVIKSLGAGYLIYIGIKVIRSRAAPASAAAQPPAGALGASMKKGFLVNLLNPKTGLFIAAFLPQFVTPSLGHVPMQIVTLGLLLVLVGAVSDITYAALARAIGRALANRSRRPGIGKYVAGLLYMGLGVAALATSNGTSK, encoded by the coding sequence GTGATTATCGATCTTTCCCTTTTGCCCTTCTTTCTGGCTGCCGTCGCGGTACTCGTCGCCATCCCCGGGCCGACCACCATTTACATTTCCACGACCAGCGCCAGCCAGGGATTTCGCTTCGGCCTCGCATCGTGCTTTGGCGTGATGCTCGCCACGCTCGTTCATGTGAGCTTCGCTGCGGCCGGACTCACTGCCCTGCTGCTGGCGTCGCCGCTGATGTTCACGGTGATCAAGTCCCTCGGTGCGGGCTATCTGATTTACATCGGCATCAAGGTCATTCGCAGTCGCGCTGCGCCGGCAAGCGCCGCAGCACAGCCGCCCGCAGGTGCGCTGGGCGCATCGATGAAGAAGGGATTCCTCGTCAACCTGCTCAATCCGAAGACGGGGCTGTTCATCGCCGCATTTCTGCCCCAGTTCGTGACCCCGTCGCTGGGCCATGTGCCGATGCAGATCGTCACGCTCGGCCTGCTGCTTGTGCTGGTCGGCGCGGTGAGCGACATCACTTACGCAGCCCTTGCCCGAGCCATCGGCCGCGCCCTCGCCAACCGCAGCCGCCGTCCGGGGATCGGGAAGTATGTGGCCGGCCTGCTCTACATGGGCCTCGGCGTAGCCGCATTGGCAACGTCGAACGGTACGTCCAAGTGA
- a CDS encoding GntR family transcriptional regulator, whose product MNQTQRTPALSDSAYNAIRALIVSGEIRAGEALSERALSERFGVSRTPVREAIRALANDGLLEIVPMRGTFVRQLSVRDLSEIHEVRLALEGMAAWLAAQKGVTPALEEVAVRLRALNAQGEQDLPLDVDITQRVGWQFHEAMFAAADNARLTETYHALRTQNGLALQRIPHYDAERTRAAVREHLAIFDAIAAGRPEEAQRHVWDHLTHAMQARLQALVPPAVASGTGR is encoded by the coding sequence ATGAACCAGACACAACGCACCCCAGCCCTGAGCGATTCGGCTTACAACGCCATTCGCGCCCTGATCGTTTCCGGCGAAATCCGCGCGGGCGAGGCGCTCTCGGAGCGAGCCCTGTCGGAGCGTTTCGGCGTGAGCCGCACCCCCGTGCGCGAGGCGATACGCGCGCTCGCCAACGACGGCCTGCTGGAGATCGTGCCGATGCGCGGTACTTTTGTGCGGCAGTTGTCGGTGCGGGATCTGAGCGAGATTCACGAAGTCCGGCTTGCCCTCGAAGGCATGGCAGCGTGGCTGGCGGCCCAAAAGGGCGTGACGCCCGCGCTCGAAGAAGTCGCCGTGCGCCTGCGTGCGCTCAATGCGCAGGGCGAGCAGGATTTGCCGCTCGACGTCGACATCACCCAGCGCGTGGGCTGGCAGTTTCACGAAGCGATGTTTGCCGCAGCCGATAACGCGCGGCTCACCGAGACCTATCACGCGTTGCGCACCCAGAACGGTCTGGCGCTGCAACGCATTCCGCATTACGACGCCGAGCGCACGCGCGCCGCAGTTCGCGAACACCTTGCGATCTTCGATGCCATCGCCGCGGGGCGTCCCGAGGAAGCCCAGCGTCATGTCTGGGATCACCTCACGCACGCCATGCAAGCTCGCTTGCAGGCGCTCGTTCCGCCCGCCGTAGCGTCCGGCACCGGGCGCTGA
- a CDS encoding DUF2167 domain-containing protein — MSSIFRTLFLALALSASSAFAQTPAPAPSPVAATTPEAREAETRAAVKAANEALIEGPKVIDIHDQAKFSLPGGMGWIPSATAARLLRALGNTIDETSLAGLVVPTDGKSEWLDVITYVNDGYVRDDDARDWKADDILESLRKGTESANATRRELGAPELEVTGWAQLPQYDSSTHRLVWAARVAQKQTGVRVDNDPSVNYRTTALGREGYLATTLVTSESLLAADKPVADKILSGLSFVDGKRYADFNEKTDRVAEYGLAALVAGVAAKKLGLFALIAAFLAKFAKVGLLALLGAGAAFTKLFKRKPKPLPVTPQATSGADLDTSETAIVAAPQPQTASTPHDGNAPRA; from the coding sequence ATGTCTTCCATCTTCCGCACGTTGTTTCTCGCTCTCGCGTTGAGCGCATCCAGCGCTTTCGCCCAGACGCCGGCTCCCGCTCCCTCCCCCGTTGCCGCGACCACGCCCGAAGCCCGGGAAGCCGAAACTCGCGCCGCTGTCAAAGCCGCTAACGAAGCACTGATCGAAGGCCCGAAGGTCATCGATATCCACGATCAGGCGAAGTTCTCGCTGCCCGGCGGCATGGGCTGGATTCCGAGCGCCACCGCCGCGCGCCTGCTGCGGGCGCTGGGCAACACCATCGACGAGACGTCGCTGGCCGGCCTCGTCGTGCCGACAGACGGCAAGAGCGAATGGCTCGACGTCATCACCTATGTCAACGACGGTTATGTTCGCGACGACGACGCTCGCGACTGGAAGGCCGACGACATTCTCGAATCCTTGCGCAAAGGCACGGAAAGCGCGAACGCCACACGACGCGAGCTTGGCGCCCCCGAACTGGAAGTCACCGGGTGGGCGCAATTGCCGCAATACGACAGCAGCACGCACCGTCTGGTGTGGGCCGCCCGAGTGGCGCAAAAGCAGACCGGGGTTCGGGTCGACAACGATCCTTCGGTGAACTACCGCACCACGGCACTCGGCCGTGAGGGCTATCTGGCGACTACGCTGGTCACGAGCGAATCGTTGTTGGCCGCAGACAAGCCCGTCGCCGACAAGATTCTCTCGGGCCTGAGCTTCGTCGACGGCAAGCGCTATGCCGACTTCAACGAGAAGACCGACCGCGTCGCGGAGTACGGACTCGCCGCACTGGTCGCAGGGGTTGCCGCGAAGAAACTTGGCCTGTTTGCGCTGATCGCCGCGTTTCTCGCGAAGTTCGCCAAGGTCGGTCTGCTGGCCTTGCTCGGTGCGGGTGCCGCGTTCACCAAGCTGTTCAAGCGTAAGCCGAAGCCGCTGCCCGTGACGCCGCAAGCCACGTCTGGCGCAGACCTCGACACAAGCGAAACCGCCATCGTGGCGGCACCCCAACCGCAGACGGCCTCCACGCCCCACGACGGCAACGCACCGCGTGCCTGA